A genome region from Meriones unguiculatus strain TT.TT164.6M chromosome 19, Bangor_MerUng_6.1, whole genome shotgun sequence includes the following:
- the LOC132649325 gene encoding spidroin-1-like: MWRPRVSEAAACCGFRSPERWVLQPRAGALQPRAAGSAAACGGSAAPGGGFCSRVRVLQPRAAAQGPPVSRTPSGRAAVERWSRRASVERAGICGAVERAGICGAVAWAGICGAVERAGICGAVARAGICGAGGQLWSGRASVERVGSCGAVERWSGRAAVELWSGRAAVERAAVERAGSCGAGSCGAGGQLWSGLLWSGWAAVERAAVERAAVERAAVERAAVERAAVERAGSCGAVERAVVERAAVERAAVERWSGQLWSGQLWSGQLWSGQLWSGQLWSGGAGCCGAGSCGAVERAVVERAAVERAAVERWSGLLWSGQLWSGGAGCCGAGSCGAGCCGAGSCGAGSCGAGCCGAGCCGAGGQRWSGQRWSGQRWSGQRWSGLLWSGLLWSGLLWSGLLWSGQLWSGRAAVERAAVERAAVERAAVERAAVERAAVERAAVERAAVERAVVERAAVERAAVERAAVERAAVERAAVERAGSGGAGSGGAGCCGAGCCGAGCCGAGCCGAGCCGAGCCGAGCCGAGCCGAGCCGAGCCGAVERAAVERAGSCGAGGSSSGLNLLDWNPEGKPGSAL, encoded by the exons ATGTGGCGACCACGGGTGAGCGAGGCTGCCGCGTGCTGCGGGTTCCGCAGCCCCGAGCGGTGGGTTCTGCAGCCGCGTGCGGGGGCTCTGCAGCCCCGGGCGGCGGGTTCTGCAGCCGCGTGCGGGGGCTCTGCAGCCCCGGGCGGCGGGTTCTGCAGCCGCGTGCGGGTTCTGCAGCCCCGGGCGGCGG CCCAGGGGCCTCCTGTTTCCCGCACACCGTCCGGGCGGGCAGCTGTGGAGCGGTGGAGCAGGCGGGCATCTGTGGAGCGGGCGGGCATCTGTGGAGCTGTGGAGCGGGCGGGCATCTGTGGAGCGGTGGCGTGGGCGGGCATCTGTGGAGCTGTGGAGCGGGCGGGCATCTGTGGAGCGGTGGCGCGGGCGGGCATCTGTGGAGCGGGTGGGCAGCTGTGGAGCGGGCGGGCATCTGTGGAGCGGGTGGGCAGCTGTGGAGCGGTGGAGCGGTGGAGCGGGCGGGCAGCTGTGGAGCTGTGGAGCGGGCGGGCAGCTGTGGAGCGGGCTGCTGTGGAGCGGGCGGGCAGCTGTGGAGCGGGCAGCTGTGGAGCGGGCGGGCAGCTGTGGAGCGGGCTGCTGTGGAGCGGGTGGGCAGCTGTGGAGCGGGCTGCTGTGGAGCGGGCTGCTGTGGAGCGGGCAGCTGTGGAGCGGGCAGCTGTGGAGCGGGCAGCTGTGGAGCGGGCGGGCAGCTGTGGAGCGGTGGAGCGGGCTGTTGTGGAGCGGGCTGCTGTGGAGCGGGCTGCTGTGGAGCGGTGGAGCGGGCAGCTGTGGAGCGGGCAGCTGTGGAGCGGGCAGCTGTGGAGCGGGCAGCTGTGGAGCGGGCAGCTGTGGAGCGGTGGAGCGGGCTGTTGTGGAGCGGGCAGCTGTGGAGCGGTGGAGCGGGCTGTTGTGGAGCGGGCTGCTGTGGAGCGGGCTGCTGTGGAGCGGTGGAGCGGGCTGTTGTGGAGCGGGCAGCTGTGGAGCGGTGGAGCGGGCTGCTGTGGAGCGGGCAGCTGTGGAGCGGGCTGCTGTGGAGCGGGCAGCTGTGGAGCGGGCAGCTGTGGAGCGGGCTGCTGTGGAGCGGGCTGCTGTGGAGCGGGCGGGCAGCGGTGGAGCGGGCAGCGGTGGAGCGGGCAGCGGTGGAGCGGGCAGCGGTGGAGCGGGCTGCTGTGGAGCGGGCTGCTGTGGAGCGGGCTGCTGTGGAGCGGGCTGCTGTGGAGCGGGCAGCTGTGGAGCGGGCGGGCAGCTGTGGAGCGGGCAGCTGTGGAGCGGGCTGCTGTGGAGCGGGCAGCTGTGGAGCGGGCTGCTGTGGAGCGGGCTGCTGTGGAGCGGGCTGCTGTGGAGCGGGCTGCTGTGGAGCGGGCAGTTGTGGAGCGGGCAGCTGTGGAGCGGGCTGCTGTGGAGCGGGCAGCTGTGGAGCGGGCTGCTGTGGAGCGGGCTGCTGTGGAGCGGGCGGGCAGCGGTGGAGCGGGCAGCGGTGGAGCGGGCTGCTGTGGAGCGGGCTGCTGTGGAGCGGGCTGCTGTGGAGCGGGCTGCTGTGGAGCGGGCTGCTGTGGAGCGGGCTGCTGTGGAGCGGGCTGCTGTGGAGCGGGCTGCTGTGGAGCGGGCTGTTGTGGAGCGGGCTGCTGTGGAGCGGTGGAGCGGGCAGCTGTGGAGCGGGCGGGCAGCTGTGGGGCGGGTGGGTCCAGCTCAGGGCTGAACCTCCTTGACTGGAACCCCGAGGGAAAGCCTGGCTCTGCATTGTAA